The stretch of DNA ACGAACTCTTCGCCTCCGTACCGTGCGAAATGGTCTGTCGATCGCTGCAGCGTTTTGCGCGCGGCGTCGGTCACGCGCCTCAATACGTCGTCACCTGCCTGATGCCCATAGGTGTCGTTGTACGACTTGAATTTATCGAGATCGAAAAACAACAGAGATACTGGCGAACCCGTGCGCTTCGAGAGTGCGCAGGCCTTCTGCAACGACCGGTCGAAGGTGCCCCTGTTGTCCAGTCCCGTCAAAGAATCCAGATGCGCCTGGCGGCGCAGTTCGAGCTCGGACAGCCGACGCTGCCGCAGTTCGCGCGCGAACAGAAAAGCCGTGGGCATGACCAACAGGCCAAAAATCAGCCCCAGCAGAGACACAAGCAGGGAACGTTTTTTCCAGTCCGCGAGTATTTCGGTCTTCGCGGGAGCGATATCGACGATCATCGGGAGGTTCTGGAGCCGCCTGAAAACGTGCAGACGCTTTACGCCATCGACGGTGCTCGTTCCCCACAACGATCCGGATTGCTCGCGCAGCAACTTCTGGAAGACCGGACTGGAGCGGAAATTGCGCCCGACCTGGGCTAGATCGTAAGGCACTGTCGCCAGCAGACTGCCATCGGTCATGAGGATCGCAGCTATCCCGGATCGCTTCAGGTCGATGCCCTGGAGCAGCGCTCGGAAGTAATCGGCATTTATCGTGCCGATCACGACACCGGCGAAACTGCCATCGGGCGCGCCGACTCGGCGGCTGACGGTGATTTCATAGGCACCAGGGCGACGCCGGGAAAGATGCGGCGGACTCATCCAGAAATCGAGCCGCGGGTCTTGTTTGTGCACCAGGTAGGACTTGCGATCGGATAGATCGTCATTCGGCGAAGCGTCGGCGGCCGACGAATCGGCAACGACCCGTCCTTGCGCGTTCAGCAGAACGAGGGTGCCGAAGTACTGTGCAGTGGCTGAGTTGTCAAAGAGAACCGCATTGCGCAAGTCCGCGGGCAGGGACATTATTCTGGCGTTGTGAGCGCCATTGATCACCGCCTGCAACGACAAATTGTAGGAATTGAAGGAGCGTTCCAGGTCCCTGTCAATCGCCTGCAGCAAATTGCGCGAACTTTGTCTGGCCAGATAAATGGCGTCGACATAAGACTGATAGACGATCAAGCCGCAAAGGGCGACCACGCCTGCCCAGAGGGCTATCGCGCATGCGATCACCCCGCCGGGCGTGAGCATGCGCGCAATCAAGGCAAGCAGGAACTTTGCGGTTTTGTGAAGCATTTGCCCCTGGACCTCATGTTGACCAACTCTGGACTCTGGCCGGCTCAGGCTCGTCGCGCCGGCCCTGAAGGCTGCGCCAGGCTTCATAGATCAGGCCAGGATCATTGGCAGCCAGGCGCGCCGGATCCGACAACATGCGCCGCCAGCGGCGCGCGCCCGCCAGTCCGTTGACCAGGCCCAGCATGGGACGGACCATGATGCGCAAAGGCACGCCCGCAGCCACCTGGCGAGTGGCATAGGCGGTCATGGCATCGACCACCTGCGCATCCGATGGCAGGCGCACCGAAGGCCAGAGCCGCAAGGACATCTCGGACAGCACGCGCGGGGTATGCCAGGCGGCGCGGCCCAGCATCACGCCATCAAAGCCCGCACCGTCCTCCTGCGCTTGCAGCGCGTCGGCCAGGCCGCCGTTGAGCACGACCACGCAGTCGGGAAAATCCCGCTTGAGCTGCATGGCCAGGTCATAGCGCAACGGCGGAATGTCGCGGTTCTCCTTGGGCGAAAGGCCCTTGAGCACGGCGTTGCGAGCATGCACCACGAACACGCGGCAGCCTGCGTCGTAGATCTTGCCAACGAAATCGCGCACGAAACCGTAGGACTCATCGTAGTCCAGCCCCAGGCGATGCTTGACCGTGACAGGAATGTCGACGGCGTCCTGCATGGCCTTGACGCAATCGGCGACCAGTTCGGGTTCGGCCATCAGGCAGGCGCCGAAGGCGCCCTTTTGCACCCGTTCGGACGGACAGCCGCAGTTGAGGTTGATCTCATCGTAGCCCCATTGCCGGCCCAGTCTGGCCGACCTGGCCAGTGCGTCGGGTTCGCTGCCGCCCAGTTGCAGGGCCACGGGATGCTCGGCCTGATCGAAGTCCAGATGACGCGCGACATCGCCGTGCAACAGCGCGCCGGTAGTGATCATTTCGGTATAGAGCCGAGCGCGCGGCGCCAGCAGCCGATGGAAATAACGGCAGTGACGGTCGGTGACGTCGATCATGGGCGCAACGGTCAGGCGCCATGCGTCGGAAGCGGCAAGAAAGCTCATCGAAAAATTATCGCATTTTTTATGTCTTATATAAGATATAAGACTATTGTCATTACGGCGGCTTCCCTCTACAATGGCGGCCGATCATCATCTCTCCAACCCACTTTTTTACGCAGGCTCACCATGCTCGAAAAGTACCGCCAACATGTCGCCGAACGCGCTGCGCTGGGCATCCCTCCTCTGCCCCTGTCGGCCCAACAGACTGCAGACCTGATCGAACTGTTGAAGAACCCGCCCGCTGACGAGGCCGACAATCTGCTTGAGCTGCTGACGCACCGCGTGCCGGCCGGCGTGGACGAGGCCGCCAAGGTCAAGGCCTCCTATCTGGCCGCTGTAGCCCTGGGCAAGGAAAAGAATGCGCTGATCTCGCGCGCCAAGGCCACCGAGCTGCTGGGCACCATGCTGGGCGGCTACAACGTCTCGCCGCTGATCGAGCTGCTCGATGACAATGACGTGGGGACCATTGCCGCCAAGGGCCTGAAGACGACGCTGCTGATGTTCGACGCTTTTCACGACGTAAAGGAAAAGGCCGACAAGGGCAACGCCAACGCCCGCGCCGTGATTCAAAGCTGGGCCGATGCCGAATGGTTCACCAGCCGCCCTGAACTGGCCAAGAGCCTGACCATCACCGTATTCAAGGTACCCGGCGAAACCAATACCGACGACCTCTCGCCCGCGCCTGACGCGACGACCCGCCCCGACATTCCCCTGCATGCGCTGGCCATGCTCAAGAACAAGCGCGAAGGCACAGCCTTCCAGCCTGAAGAAGACGGCAAGCGCGGCCCGGTCCAGTTCATCGAAGACTTGAAGAAAAAAGGCCATCTTGTCGCTTACGTGGGCGACGTGGTCGGCACCGGTTCTTCGCGCAAATCGGCCACCAACTCGGTACTGTGGTTCACCGGCGAAGACATTCCCTTCGTGCCGAACAAGCGCTTCGGCGGCGTGTGCCTGGGCAGCAAGATCGCCCCGATCTTCTACAACACCATGGAAGATGCCGGCGCACTGCCCATTGAGCTGGACGTCTCCAAGATGGAAACCGGCGACGTGATCGAGCTGCGGCCTTACGAAGGCCGTGCGCTAAAGAACGGCGAAGTCATCGCCGAATTCCAGGTCAAGTCCGACGTGCTGTTCGACGAAGTACGCGCTGGCGGCCGCATCCCGCTGATCATCGGCCGCAGCCTGACCGCCAAGGCCCGCGAAGCCCTGGGCCTGCCGGCCTCGACCCTGTTCCGCCTACCGCACAACCCGAACGTCCAGGTCAAGGGCTACACCCTGGCACAGAAGATGGTCGGCCGCGCCTGCGGCCTGCCCGAAGGCAAGGGTGTGCTGCCCGGCAGCTACTGCGAACCGCGCATGGCCTCGGTCGGCAGCCAGGACACCACCGGCCCCATGACCCGCGACGAGCTAAAAGACCTGGCCTGCCTGGGCTTCTCGGCCGATCTGGTAATGCAGTCGTTCTGTCATACCGCAGCCTATCCCAAGCCCGTGGACGTCAAGACGCAGCACACCCTGCCCGAATTCATGAGCAATCGCGGCGGCATCTCGCTGCGTCCGGGCGACGGCGTGATCCACTCGTGGCTCAATCGCATGTTGCTGCCCGACACCGTGGGCACCGGCGCTGACTCGCACACGCGCTTTCCCATCGGCATCTCCTTCCCCGCGGGCTCGGGCCTGGTGGCCTTCGCTGCCGCCACGGGCGTGATGCCGCTGGACATGCCGGAATCGGTGCTGGTGCGCTTTTCGGGCAAAATGCAGCCCGGCGTAACTCTGCGCGACCTGGTCAACGCCATTCCGCTTTACGCCATCAAGCAGGGCCTCTTGACGGTGGCCAAACAGGGCAAAGAGAACATCTTCTCCGGCCGCATCCTGGAAATCGAAGGACTGCCCGACCTGAAGGTGGAACAGGCCTTCGAGTTGACCGACGCCTCGGCTGAGCGCTCGGCAGCCGGCTGCACGGTACGCCTGAACAAAGAACCCATCATCGAGTACATCAACAGCAACATCGTGATGCTCAAATGGCTCATCGCCAACGGTTATGAAGACGAGCGCTCGATCCGCCGCCGCATCAAGGCCATGCAAGCGTGGCTGGCCGATCCCAAGCTGCTCGAACCGGACGCCGGCGCCGAATACACCGCCGTGATCGACATCGACATGAACGAGATCACGGAACCCATCGTCGCCTGCCCCAACGACCCCGACGACGTGAAGACGCTGTCGGACGTGGCGGGCGCCAAGATCGACGAAGTGTTCATCGGCAGCTGCATGACCAACATCGGCCACTTCCGCGCGGCGTCCAAGCTGCTCGAAGGCAAGCGCGACATCCCGGTCAAGCTGTGGGTGGCCCCGCCCACCAAGATGGATGCCGCCCAGTTGACCGAGGAAGGCCACTACGGCGTGTTCGGTACCGCCGGCGCCCGCACCGAAATGCCGGGATGCTCGCTGTGCATGGGCAACCAGGCGCAGGTGCGCGAAGGCGCGACAGTGATGTCGACCTCGACCCGCAACTTCCCCAACCGCCTGGGCAAGAACACCAACGTATACCTGGGTTCGGCCGAACTGGCCGCGATCTGCTCGCGCCTGGGCAAGATTCCGACCAAGGAGCAATACCTGGCGGACATGGGCGTGATCAACCAGGACGGTTCGAAGATCTACCAATACCTGAACTTCGACCAGATCGCCGATTACAAGGATGTGGCCGACGCCGTCGACGCCTGATGCGCTCACAACCCGCCGCCGGCAGCAAGCCGGCAGCAATAAAAAACCCTGCGTGGCCTTGCCATTGCAGGGTTTTTTTATAGGTGCGCCGGGATCAGGCTGATATGGGCCGGGCCGGGGCTGTCTGCGCGAAACAGGCGCGGATTGCGCCTGAGGGTCCAGCGAGGCCGGCAACCCTTTTACAACGGTCATCGCTTGCTGTGTATGCCGCGCTCAAGCCGCGGGGCGCAGGACATACTTCAAGATGGTTTTTCTCAACTTCGAGACAAACTGCTCTTGAAAATGCACGCACACCCAAACGGCAAAAATAATGAAAGCGGCGTACCCGATCAAGCTGGGCGTGATATGGCCCGCCCTCGCCACCCATTCCTGCCAGTTCCCATGCCGATCCGCAGCCATGCTGCGCAGCAAAGGCTCGAGCGTGATCCACAGAGAAAAAAGCGGCACGTGCAGGGCAAAAATCGACAATGACGAAGCTCCCAGGCGCGGCAGATTGCGCTGTAGCCAAGCGGAACGGGGAGCCGGCAGCAATGCGCAGAGGTACAGCAACACCAATTGGGATGGCAACAAAAGGCCGTTGTGCAAAAGCGGCCACCAGATACGATCAGGACTCTGTGTGTAGAGCAAAGTAGCCGCGGCAACACAGCACAAAATAAACAAAGACAGCATCGCGCAGCGTACGGCTCCGGGACGGTATCCACGCTGCTGGTGAAAGCGGAAAAGGCTATAGCAAAGAATTCCGCACAGGAATTCAGGCAGGCGAAACGGAGGGAAACGCTGCAAAAGCCCCGTCCAGGGGACCCCCCAAAGCTGATTGGAAATTACATACAGCGGCGGCAGAAGATAGACAAAGCAGAGAGCCGCGATAGCCAGCTTGGTTTTTTTCACCTGCAGCAGCCTCAGTGCCGCGAAAGGAAAGATCAGATAGAAGAAAAACAGCGTGGACAGCGACCAAAGCGGGGCATTGAAGGTGAGATACAGGGGATTCCAGGCCTGCAGCATGAAAATCTGAAGCACGACGTTTAGCGCCAGCTCGCGATTGTTCATGTAATGCCTGTAAAGCTCCGGGTGCGTCTGCCCGGTTATGTCGTTGGTATCGTAAACGACAAAGCGCGGCGTGGCGCCGGGGCCGTCCGGCGGAATCGCAAGCCGATGCATCAGCAGCAATATCAGTACCGACGACACGAGCGCGACAATATGTATTGGATAAAGATTGCTGAAGCGCTTGAGCCAGAAGCTATTGGCCGGCTCGCGCATCTGATTGCCGTTGAAATACACGTGCGCCAGCAGGAAACCGGACAAGACAAAGAAAGTGCTGGTGGCGTAGAACCCCATGCTGACGATATCTTTCAGCCAGGGTGTGCGATCGAACTGCGGATAACGATGCGCAGTATGGTAGATCATGACAAAAATACCGAGCGAAAACCTCAGAAACTCCAGCCCGGAAAAATGGAGTTTGTTATACATCCGGCCTGTGGATGGAACCTGATTCATGGATTATTCGCGCAGTCTGTCGTGTTGCTGAATTTTAGGCCGAAGGCTCGCGCTCAAACGTGCCGGCAATAGCAACTTTGTATTTGATCTTTGCAGGCTGCGAACGGCACATAAAAAAGCCGGT from Bordetella sp. FB-8 encodes:
- a CDS encoding acyltransferase, which codes for MNQVPSTGRMYNKLHFSGLEFLRFSLGIFVMIYHTAHRYPQFDRTPWLKDIVSMGFYATSTFFVLSGFLLAHVYFNGNQMREPANSFWLKRFSNLYPIHIVALVSSVLILLLMHRLAIPPDGPGATPRFVVYDTNDITGQTHPELYRHYMNNRELALNVVLQIFMLQAWNPLYLTFNAPLWSLSTLFFFYLIFPFAALRLLQVKKTKLAIAALCFVYLLPPLYVISNQLWGVPWTGLLQRFPPFRLPEFLCGILCYSLFRFHQQRGYRPGAVRCAMLSLFILCCVAAATLLYTQSPDRIWWPLLHNGLLLPSQLVLLYLCALLPAPRSAWLQRNLPRLGASSLSIFALHVPLFSLWITLEPLLRSMAADRHGNWQEWVARAGHITPSLIGYAAFIIFAVWVCVHFQEQFVSKLRKTILKYVLRPAA
- a CDS encoding GGDEF domain-containing protein — protein: MLTPGGVIACAIALWAGVVALCGLIVYQSYVDAIYLARQSSRNLLQAIDRDLERSFNSYNLSLQAVINGAHNARIMSLPADLRNAVLFDNSATAQYFGTLVLLNAQGRVVADSSAADASPNDDLSDRKSYLVHKQDPRLDFWMSPPHLSRRRPGAYEITVSRRVGAPDGSFAGVVIGTINADYFRALLQGIDLKRSGIAAILMTDGSLLATVPYDLAQVGRNFRSSPVFQKLLREQSGSLWGTSTVDGVKRLHVFRRLQNLPMIVDIAPAKTEILADWKKRSLLVSLLGLIFGLLVMPTAFLFARELRQRRLSELELRRQAHLDSLTGLDNRGTFDRSLQKACALSKRTGSPVSLLFFDLDKFKSYNDTYGHQAGDDVLRRVTDAARKTLQRSTDHFARYGGEEFVAILEGTDLEQAVAIAEQVRASIENLAIEHSGGPTEFVTVSIGVAGASGSGVTPQTLIGMADEALYDAKAAGRNCVRRFSCANRAAIT
- the dusA gene encoding tRNA dihydrouridine(20/20a) synthase DusA; the protein is MSFLAASDAWRLTVAPMIDVTDRHCRYFHRLLAPRARLYTEMITTGALLHGDVARHLDFDQAEHPVALQLGGSEPDALARSARLGRQWGYDEINLNCGCPSERVQKGAFGACLMAEPELVADCVKAMQDAVDIPVTVKHRLGLDYDESYGFVRDFVGKIYDAGCRVFVVHARNAVLKGLSPKENRDIPPLRYDLAMQLKRDFPDCVVVLNGGLADALQAQEDGAGFDGVMLGRAAWHTPRVLSEMSLRLWPSVRLPSDAQVVDAMTAYATRQVAAGVPLRIMVRPMLGLVNGLAGARRWRRMLSDPARLAANDPGLIYEAWRSLQGRRDEPEPARVQSWST
- the acnB gene encoding bifunctional aconitate hydratase 2/2-methylisocitrate dehydratase, with translation MLEKYRQHVAERAALGIPPLPLSAQQTADLIELLKNPPADEADNLLELLTHRVPAGVDEAAKVKASYLAAVALGKEKNALISRAKATELLGTMLGGYNVSPLIELLDDNDVGTIAAKGLKTTLLMFDAFHDVKEKADKGNANARAVIQSWADAEWFTSRPELAKSLTITVFKVPGETNTDDLSPAPDATTRPDIPLHALAMLKNKREGTAFQPEEDGKRGPVQFIEDLKKKGHLVAYVGDVVGTGSSRKSATNSVLWFTGEDIPFVPNKRFGGVCLGSKIAPIFYNTMEDAGALPIELDVSKMETGDVIELRPYEGRALKNGEVIAEFQVKSDVLFDEVRAGGRIPLIIGRSLTAKAREALGLPASTLFRLPHNPNVQVKGYTLAQKMVGRACGLPEGKGVLPGSYCEPRMASVGSQDTTGPMTRDELKDLACLGFSADLVMQSFCHTAAYPKPVDVKTQHTLPEFMSNRGGISLRPGDGVIHSWLNRMLLPDTVGTGADSHTRFPIGISFPAGSGLVAFAAATGVMPLDMPESVLVRFSGKMQPGVTLRDLVNAIPLYAIKQGLLTVAKQGKENIFSGRILEIEGLPDLKVEQAFELTDASAERSAAGCTVRLNKEPIIEYINSNIVMLKWLIANGYEDERSIRRRIKAMQAWLADPKLLEPDAGAEYTAVIDIDMNEITEPIVACPNDPDDVKTLSDVAGAKIDEVFIGSCMTNIGHFRAASKLLEGKRDIPVKLWVAPPTKMDAAQLTEEGHYGVFGTAGARTEMPGCSLCMGNQAQVREGATVMSTSTRNFPNRLGKNTNVYLGSAELAAICSRLGKIPTKEQYLADMGVINQDGSKIYQYLNFDQIADYKDVADAVDA